In Bacteroidia bacterium, one DNA window encodes the following:
- the rocD gene encoding ornithine--oxo-acid transaminase: protein MENKSSQYYIDLEKQYGAFNYEPIPAVLSKGFGIYVEDVYGKKYIDCLSAYSALNQGHCHPRIVKAMQEQAARLTLTSRAFYNDKLGLFEEYITNLLGYDRVLPMNSGVEACETAVKLCRKWAYLVKGIPQNQARIIFAKGNFWGRSIAAVSTSTDPSSYKDFGPFVPNFDLIPYNDLSALEQKLKEANIAGFMVEPIQGEAGVIVPDHGYLSNAAALCKKYGVLFIADEVQTGMGRTGKMLCCDHEDIKPDIVVLGKALSGGMMPVSAVLCNDEIMLTLKPGEHGSTFGGNPLACVVAIESLKVIVEEKLAENAMQMGEIFRAELRKLPSSKVSAIRGKGLLNAIDIIPFNGKTAKNVCLALKDNGLLAKQTHDHTIRFAPPLIISKEQVMEATRIIAYTLETIE, encoded by the coding sequence ATGGAAAACAAGAGTTCTCAATATTACATTGACTTAGAAAAACAATATGGTGCATTTAACTATGAACCGATACCGGCAGTACTCAGCAAAGGATTTGGAATTTACGTTGAAGATGTATACGGCAAGAAATATATTGACTGCCTAAGTGCTTATAGCGCACTCAACCAAGGACACTGCCATCCGCGGATTGTAAAGGCGATGCAAGAACAAGCAGCAAGATTAACCCTAACCTCGCGAGCATTCTATAATGACAAACTCGGTTTATTTGAAGAATACATTACCAATCTCTTAGGCTACGACCGTGTGCTACCCATGAACAGTGGTGTAGAGGCATGTGAGACAGCGGTAAAACTTTGCCGCAAATGGGCATATTTAGTTAAAGGAATCCCTCAAAATCAAGCAAGAATTATTTTTGCAAAAGGGAACTTTTGGGGACGTTCAATTGCCGCTGTAAGTACAAGCACTGACCCAAGTAGTTACAAAGATTTTGGTCCTTTTGTGCCTAATTTTGATTTAATACCCTACAATGATTTATCGGCATTAGAACAAAAACTAAAAGAAGCAAACATTGCCGGATTTATGGTAGAGCCAATACAAGGTGAAGCAGGTGTTATTGTGCCTGACCATGGGTATTTGAGCAATGCAGCAGCGTTATGTAAAAAATATGGAGTTCTTTTTATAGCAGATGAAGTGCAAACAGGGATGGGCAGAACCGGCAAGATGCTTTGTTGCGATCATGAAGATATCAAACCTGATATTGTGGTATTAGGCAAAGCGCTTTCTGGAGGCATGATGCCCGTTTCCGCAGTGTTGTGTAATGACGAAATAATGCTTACTCTTAAACCAGGTGAACATGGTTCAACCTTTGGCGGAAATCCATTGGCTTGTGTTGTTGCAATAGAATCTTTAAAAGTAATTGTAGAAGAAAAATTGGCAGAAAACGCAATGCAAATGGGTGAAATTTTCAGAGCAGAGTTGAGAAAGTTACCAAGTTCAAAAGTGAGTGCTATTCGAGGCAAAGGACTACTGAATGCAATTGACATTATCCCTTTTAATGGGAAAACTGCTAAGAATGTATGCTTGGCTCTAAAAGACAACGGCTTGCTTGCAAAACAAACTCATGACCATACAATCAGATTTGCTCCTCCG
- the recO gene encoding DNA repair protein RecO: protein MLAKTEGFILHNVKYGDASVICKIFTRDFGLQSFIFQGIASGKGKKVTRAHLTPLNLLEIDFYHHPVKNLKRAKEVVCNPILHNLHTVPAKRALGGFIQEVLNRCIAEEEINAALYDLVKETILLIENEEKVPEWLPHLFIIRLCRMLGHGIYADDYAQGKVFSIAEGGFTALLHAKQCLHPDMSHQFAMLLRDKQASLTFRKELLQSLIQFLQYHVIGSKPIQSIEIFSMVMAR, encoded by the coding sequence ATGTTAGCAAAAACAGAAGGGTTTATTCTACATAACGTGAAGTACGGAGATGCTTCCGTAATCTGTAAAATCTTTACACGTGATTTTGGCTTACAGAGTTTTATCTTTCAAGGAATTGCGTCCGGAAAGGGGAAAAAAGTTACACGTGCGCACTTGACTCCATTAAATTTGTTGGAAATAGATTTCTACCATCATCCGGTTAAAAACTTAAAACGTGCTAAAGAAGTAGTATGTAATCCAATTTTGCATAACCTGCATACAGTTCCGGCAAAACGTGCGCTCGGGGGCTTTATCCAAGAGGTGTTGAACAGATGTATTGCTGAGGAGGAAATCAATGCTGCATTATATGACCTTGTAAAAGAAACAATCTTGTTGATAGAGAACGAAGAGAAAGTGCCTGAATGGCTGCCACATTTGTTTATTATTCGTTTGTGTCGTATGCTTGGACATGGTATTTATGCTGATGATTATGCTCAAGGAAAGGTTTTTAGTATTGCAGAAGGGGGGTTTACAGCCTTGTTACATGCAAAACAATGCTTACACCCCGATATGTCCCATCAATTTGCTATGTTGTTGCGAGATAAACAAGCCTCTTTGACGTTCAGAAAAGAATTGCTTCAAAGCTTGATACAATTTTTGCAATACCATGTTATAGGCTCTAAACCCATTCAATCCATAGAAATCTTTTCGATGGTGATGGCTAGGTAG
- the gpmI gene encoding 2,3-bisphosphoglycerate-independent phosphoglycerate mutase: MKKAILLILDGWGIGKGDKTDAIATAQTPFTDNLYHKFPHARLTTYGNAVGLPEGQMGNSEVGHMNIGAGRVVWQMLERINRAFHHGDAEKNTELNLLFDYCNQHQKPLHLMGLVSDGGVHSSLEHLIALIELAHKKQVKKIYIHAFTDGRDTDPKSSVGFLQLLTKSVGHTNAKLATVIGRYYAMDRDKRWERVKMAYDLLLNSQGTYTQDVNEAIYAQYNAGVTDEFLKPIVVCDADNTPVANIKEDDAILFFNFRTDRGRQLTKVLTQEDLSEFGMHKLNLQFATLTEYEKDFKNVAVIFENQDIPNTLGEYLSNLGKKQIRAAETEKYPHVTFFFSGGREEVFPNEKRILINSPKVATYDLQPQMSAPELKQAVIAEIKKAETDFFCVNFANPDMVGHTGVFSAIVKAVETVDACISEIVTEALEHGYTLLITADHGNADNAVNADGTPNTAHSMNPVPVWIVSDPVIKESMHDGVLADIAPTILKIMQIPQPEEMSGNALF; this comes from the coding sequence ATGAAAAAGGCGATTTTGCTCATTCTTGATGGATGGGGCATTGGCAAAGGAGACAAGACAGATGCAATAGCAACAGCTCAGACTCCATTTACGGATAATTTATACCATAAATTTCCTCATGCACGTTTAACAACTTATGGTAATGCTGTTGGTTTGCCCGAAGGGCAAATGGGTAATTCAGAGGTTGGACACATGAATATTGGTGCAGGTAGGGTGGTGTGGCAAATGTTAGAAAGGATTAACAGGGCTTTTCATCATGGTGATGCAGAAAAAAATACTGAATTGAATCTGCTTTTTGATTACTGTAATCAACACCAAAAACCTTTGCACTTAATGGGTTTGGTAAGCGATGGAGGTGTACATTCATCTTTAGAACATTTAATTGCGTTAATTGAATTAGCACATAAGAAGCAAGTAAAGAAAATCTATATCCATGCTTTTACAGATGGCAGAGATACTGATCCTAAGAGTAGTGTTGGTTTCTTACAACTTCTCACAAAATCAGTTGGACATACGAATGCAAAATTAGCCACAGTCATTGGCAGATATTATGCAATGGATAGAGATAAACGATGGGAAAGGGTAAAAATGGCTTATGATTTATTACTAAATTCTCAAGGAACATATACCCAAGATGTAAATGAAGCGATTTATGCTCAGTATAATGCTGGTGTAACAGATGAGTTTTTGAAACCCATTGTAGTTTGTGATGCTGACAATACTCCCGTAGCCAATATAAAGGAAGATGATGCAATTTTGTTTTTTAATTTCCGAACAGATAGAGGACGACAGTTAACGAAAGTGCTTACACAAGAAGATTTGAGTGAATTTGGTATGCACAAACTGAATCTTCAATTTGCAACACTCACTGAGTATGAAAAAGATTTTAAGAATGTTGCAGTTATTTTTGAAAATCAAGATATACCCAATACACTTGGTGAATACTTGTCTAATCTTGGTAAGAAGCAGATTAGAGCTGCCGAAACTGAAAAATATCCCCATGTAACTTTCTTTTTTAGCGGTGGTAGAGAAGAAGTTTTTCCTAATGAGAAAAGAATTTTAATAAACTCACCCAAAGTTGCTACTTATGATTTGCAACCACAAATGAGTGCTCCTGAACTCAAACAAGCAGTCATAGCAGAAATTAAGAAAGCAGAAACCGATTTCTTCTGTGTCAATTTTGCAAATCCTGATATGGTTGGACATACCGGTGTGTTTTCTGCAATAGTCAAGGCAGTTGAAACGGTGGATGCTTGTATATCAGAAATTGTTACAGAAGCATTGGAACACGGATACACCTTGCTCATTACTGCCGATCATGGGAATGCCGATAATGCTGTCAATGCAGACGGGACACCCAATACCGCACATTCAATGAACCCCGTACCTGTGTGGATAGTTTCAGACCCGGTTATAAAAGAGTCAATGCACGATGGGGTTTTGGCAGATATTGCACCCACCATCCTGAAAATAATGCAAATACCTCAACCTGAAGAAATGTCCGGTAATGCGTTATTTTAA
- a CDS encoding thymidylate synthase yields MNQYEDFLRYVYQTGVFKGDRTGTGTKSVFGGQLRFDLNAGFPLVTTKKVHLKSIIYELLWFLRGETNIAYLKENGVSIWDEWADAEGNLGPVYGKQWRSWECPDGNVIDQISELIQGLKNNPDSRRHIVTAWNPADLPKMALSPCHCLFQFYVADGKLSCQLYQRSADLFLGVPFNIASYALLTMMVAQVTNLKLGEYVHTFGDAHIYSNHFTQVETQLSRSPFPYPTMKINPLVKDIFDFKFEDFTLENYQSHPAIKAPVAV; encoded by the coding sequence ATGAACCAATATGAAGATTTTTTACGGTATGTGTATCAAACAGGCGTTTTTAAAGGAGATCGCACAGGTACAGGTACTAAAAGTGTGTTTGGAGGACAGTTGCGTTTTGACTTAAATGCCGGTTTTCCTCTGGTTACTACTAAGAAAGTACACCTAAAGTCTATCATCTATGAATTATTGTGGTTTCTAAGAGGTGAAACCAATATTGCTTATTTAAAGGAGAACGGAGTAAGTATTTGGGATGAATGGGCAGATGCTGAAGGTAATCTTGGTCCGGTATATGGAAAACAATGGAGGAGTTGGGAATGTCCTGATGGAAACGTGATAGATCAAATCTCAGAACTCATTCAAGGGCTTAAAAATAACCCGGACAGCAGACGACATATTGTTACAGCTTGGAATCCGGCAGACTTGCCTAAGATGGCTCTCTCTCCTTGTCATTGTCTATTTCAGTTTTATGTTGCAGATGGTAAATTAAGTTGTCAATTATATCAACGCAGTGCAGATTTGTTTTTGGGTGTGCCCTTTAACATTGCCTCCTATGCATTACTCACAATGATGGTTGCTCAAGTTACAAACCTTAAGTTAGGAGAATATGTACACACGTTTGGTGATGCACATATCTACTCCAACCATTTTACGCAAGTAGAGACTCAATTATCCAGAAGTCCATTTCCGTACCCAACCATGAAAATTAATCCGTTAGTGAAAGACATATTTGACTTTAAATTTGAAGATTTTACTTTAGAGAATTATCAAAGTCATCCTGCTATCAAGGCTCCGGTTGCCGTTTAA
- a CDS encoding enoyl-CoA hydratase-related protein, with protein MTYNNILLDTEEGILTITINREDKMNALNIQLLQEIKYAVTAAQVDSTIKGIILIGIGSKAFAAGADIAEFANFTVQQGTEMSKAGHEVLFAIERSAKPVIAAVNGFALGGGCELTLACHLRYASENAKFGQPEINLGVPPGYGGTQRLAQIVGKGRALEILLTTNPIDAQKALHIGLVNEVFSSESLIAETRSRMKKIISKSPNAIRQVIECVNAHYLNQHNGFEKEIQEFGAAFGTGDFKEGTSAFLEKRKASF; from the coding sequence ATGACATATAACAATATTTTATTAGATACAGAAGAAGGGATACTCACCATCACAATTAATCGTGAGGATAAAATGAATGCCCTCAATATTCAACTATTACAGGAAATTAAGTATGCAGTAACTGCTGCCCAAGTTGATTCAACAATAAAAGGAATAATTCTTATAGGAATCGGTTCCAAGGCTTTTGCAGCTGGTGCTGATATAGCAGAATTTGCAAATTTCACTGTTCAACAAGGTACAGAAATGAGTAAAGCAGGACATGAAGTCCTATTTGCAATTGAGCGTAGTGCCAAACCTGTTATTGCTGCTGTGAATGGCTTTGCATTGGGAGGAGGATGTGAATTGACGCTCGCATGTCATTTAAGATATGCTTCTGAAAATGCTAAATTTGGACAACCTGAAATCAATCTTGGTGTGCCTCCAGGATATGGAGGTACACAACGCTTGGCTCAAATTGTTGGAAAGGGCAGGGCATTGGAGATTTTACTCACCACAAACCCAATTGATGCTCAAAAAGCATTACACATTGGTTTGGTTAATGAAGTATTTTCATCTGAGAGTCTGATTGCAGAAACACGTTCAAGAATGAAAAAAATTATCTCAAAATCACCCAATGCAATAAGACAAGTAATTGAGTGTGTAAATGCTCATTATTTAAACCAACACAATGGATTTGAAAAAGAAATTCAAGAATTTGGAGCTGCTTTTGGCACAGGTGATTTTAAAGAAGGTACAAGTGCATTCTTAGAAAAACGTAAAGCGAGTTTTTAG
- the nqrF gene encoding NADH:ubiquinone reductase (Na(+)-transporting) subunit F, giving the protein MNLLSINMTLVVVSVIVFLIILVFLVVLIIIAAKKMVQQGDVKITINDEKVVSVPAGGSLLTTLSSAGIFLPSACGGKGTCAECKCQVFEGGGSILPTETGHIKRKAQKEHWRLSCQVKVKNDLKIKVADEVFGIKKWECEVVSNYNVASFIKEFVVKLPEGETLNFKAGGYVQVDVPVCDVNYKDIDITSHPRMGKPANEFQSEWDKFKLWDLKMKNDEPIFRAYSMANHPAEGNIVMLNIRIATPPWDRAKNGWMDVNPGICSSYVFSKKPGDKVTISGPYGEFFIKDTKAEMIYVGGGAGMAPLRSHLFHLFHTLKQTDRKVSFWYGGRSKRELFYIDDFKAIEKEFPNFRFYLVLSEPLPEDNWKVMKDVDDREGDGFTGFVHQALIDNYLSKHKAPEDIEFYFCGPPMMNAAVVKMTEDFGVPKENVSFDDFGG; this is encoded by the coding sequence ATGAATCTACTAAGCATAAATATGACACTTGTTGTTGTTAGTGTAATTGTATTCCTAATTATACTTGTCTTCTTGGTTGTCCTGATCATAATTGCAGCCAAGAAAATGGTACAGCAAGGCGATGTTAAAATAACCATTAATGATGAAAAAGTTGTGAGCGTACCAGCCGGAGGCAGCTTACTCACTACATTATCAAGTGCAGGAATTTTCTTGCCTTCTGCATGCGGTGGAAAGGGTACTTGTGCTGAATGTAAGTGTCAAGTATTTGAAGGTGGAGGCTCTATACTTCCTACTGAAACCGGACATATTAAACGCAAAGCGCAAAAAGAACATTGGAGACTTTCTTGTCAAGTAAAAGTCAAGAACGATTTAAAGATAAAAGTTGCTGATGAGGTATTTGGAATCAAAAAATGGGAATGTGAAGTTGTATCAAATTACAACGTTGCTTCTTTTATAAAAGAATTTGTTGTTAAATTACCTGAAGGAGAAACACTTAATTTTAAAGCAGGGGGATATGTACAGGTGGATGTTCCTGTTTGTGATGTTAATTATAAAGATATTGATATTACATCTCACCCAAGAATGGGCAAACCCGCTAACGAATTCCAATCAGAATGGGATAAATTTAAACTATGGGATTTGAAGATGAAAAATGATGAACCTATTTTTAGAGCTTATTCTATGGCTAATCACCCCGCTGAAGGCAATATTGTAATGCTGAACATTCGTATTGCAACACCACCATGGGATAGAGCAAAAAATGGATGGATGGATGTAAACCCCGGTATTTGCTCTTCTTATGTGTTCAGTAAAAAGCCGGGTGATAAAGTTACCATCTCTGGTCCTTATGGTGAATTCTTTATCAAAGATACCAAAGCAGAAATGATTTATGTTGGTGGTGGTGCAGGAATGGCTCCTTTACGTTCTCACCTTTTCCATCTTTTCCATACATTAAAACAGACTGACAGAAAGGTCTCTTTCTGGTATGGTGGTCGTTCAAAAAGAGAGCTTTTCTATATAGATGACTTCAAAGCAATCGAAAAAGAATTTCCAAACTTTAGATTTTATCTTGTTCTTTCAGAACCTCTTCCTGAAGATAATTGGAAAGTAATGAAAGACGTAGATGACAGAGAAGGGGACGGATTTACCGGATTTGTACACCAAGCTCTCATAGACAATTATTTAAGTAAACATAAAGCTCCGGAAGATATTGAGTTTTATTTCTGTGGACCTCCAATGATGAATGCTGCCGTTGTTAAAATGACAGAAGACTTTGGAGTACCTAAAGAGAATGTATCATTTGACGATTTCGGTGGATAA
- the nqrE gene encoding NADH:ubiquinone reductase (Na(+)-transporting) subunit E, with product MESIISIFVKSVFVDNMIFAYFLGMCTFIAISKEVKAAFSLGIAVIIALTVTIPLNWIFYHYFLAEGALAWTGIPALANIDLSFLGLLTYISIIAAFIQLLEMIVEKYYPSLYNTLGIFLPLLAVNCAILAGSLFMVGRPYNLAEATAYGLGSGTGWFLAITSLAALREKIKYSNVPGPLRGVGITFIIIGLMAFGFLSFIGFTI from the coding sequence ATGGAAAGCATAATTTCAATATTCGTAAAATCTGTTTTCGTAGATAACATGATTTTCGCATACTTCCTCGGGATGTGTACATTTATTGCTATCTCAAAAGAAGTTAAAGCAGCATTCTCATTAGGTATTGCTGTAATAATTGCATTAACAGTAACCATACCTCTCAACTGGATATTTTATCATTATTTTTTAGCGGAAGGTGCGTTAGCTTGGACAGGTATTCCTGCACTTGCAAACATTGACCTGAGTTTCTTAGGACTGTTAACCTACATTTCTATTATAGCAGCATTTATTCAATTATTGGAAATGATTGTAGAAAAATACTACCCTTCACTTTACAACACATTGGGAATTTTCCTTCCACTACTTGCAGTAAACTGTGCAATATTAGCCGGTTCTTTATTCATGGTTGGTCGTCCATATAACTTAGCCGAAGCAACTGCTTATGGTTTAGGTTCAGGAACTGGTTGGTTTTTAGCAATTACTTCTTTAGCTGCTTTAAGAGAAAAAATCAAATATTCAAATGTGCCAGGACCTCTACGTGGTGTGGGAATCACTTTTATTATTATCGGGTTAATGGCTTTCGGGTTTTTAAGTTTTATCGGTTTTACAATTTAA